One window of the Anaerobranca gottschalkii DSM 13577 genome contains the following:
- a CDS encoding tetratricopeptide repeat protein, which translates to MSRFAYLIDTWPDVYEILKDAEEKLYYDSNITLIKLRQAVEIIVKKILESEENFDQVELVELIDKLDTIDYLNRNFNNKLTNLFHEIRKYGNKAAHEGYKDDELAKYFLDELKDILFQIKKIIKGDNTDYEKNFINPFTFNCNVSIEEELRESKNWFERGVFETKEEFYQRIKNHEGIKIGKIYLEKVEPIITEKIAAFPFSIYKIDETIKFPEIKFIYMNKNDYNDLPKNSSDFEIYSKLDVVNEEVVIDIENTYIFVNKKKYKVNVLVLDSNWYESKDKFKETINRLDPIPIGIVKIKMNEYDIETEKLPIKIEEYYWMSNFFNQKKGYIKIDRNSAKILCKENIIFNLIGKLICWEDSIKVKRCYIESKEFNTSIIINLEKEDNILGYIEQAELGNKEAIYKIGELYFEGEGVEQDYTKAYEWYKKAAELG; encoded by the coding sequence TTGAGTAGGTTTGCATATTTGATAGATACATGGCCTGATGTATATGAAATTTTGAAAGATGCTGAAGAAAAGTTATATTATGATTCTAATATTACATTAATAAAGTTAAGACAAGCAGTGGAAATCATAGTAAAAAAAATTTTAGAAAGTGAGGAAAATTTTGACCAAGTTGAATTAGTAGAGTTAATTGATAAGTTAGATACAATTGATTATTTAAATAGAAATTTTAATAATAAGTTAACAAATCTATTTCATGAGATAAGGAAATATGGGAATAAAGCAGCTCATGAAGGTTATAAGGATGATGAGCTAGCAAAGTATTTTTTAGATGAGTTGAAAGATATATTGTTTCAAATCAAAAAAATAATAAAGGGGGATAATACTGATTATGAAAAAAACTTTATAAACCCTTTTACTTTTAATTGTAATGTATCAATAGAAGAAGAGTTAAGGGAAAGTAAGAATTGGTTTGAAAGAGGTGTTTTTGAAACCAAGGAAGAATTTTATCAAAGAATAAAAAATCATGAAGGAATTAAAATTGGAAAAATATATTTAGAAAAAGTTGAACCAATAATAACAGAAAAAATAGCAGCATTTCCATTTTCTATTTATAAAATAGATGAAACTATTAAATTTCCAGAAATAAAATTTATATACATGAATAAAAATGATTATAATGATCTACCGAAAAACAGTAGTGACTTTGAAATATATTCAAAATTAGATGTAGTCAATGAGGAAGTTGTAATAGATATAGAAAATACATATATTTTTGTAAACAAAAAGAAATATAAAGTTAATGTCCTGGTTTTAGATAGTAATTGGTATGAAAGTAAAGATAAATTTAAGGAAACAATTAATAGGTTAGATCCTATTCCAATTGGTATAGTAAAGATAAAAATGAATGAGTATGATATAGAAACTGAAAAATTGCCAATTAAAATTGAAGAATATTACTGGATGAGTAACTTTTTTAATCAAAAAAAAGGGTATATTAAAATTGATAGAAATTCTGCAAAAATATTATGTAAAGAAAATATAATTTTCAATCTAATAGGGAAGTTAATTTGTTGGGAAGACTCTATTAAAGTAAAGAGGTGTTATATAGAATCTAAAGAATTTAATACTAGTATAATTATAAATTTAGAAAAAGAAGATAACATATTAGGTTATATAGAACAAGCTGAATTGGGTAATAAAGAAGCAATTTATAAGATAGGGGAACTATATTTTGAAGGTGAAGGTGTAGAACAAGATTATACTAAGGCCTATGAATGGTATAAAAAGGCGGCAGAACTTGG
- a CDS encoding glycosyltransferase family 2 protein, with protein sequence MITVLIPAYNEEKTIKETIINVKGIPEVSKVLVVDDCSLDDTYLEAQKGNPDILIRLEKNRGKGGALNALIPYVDTPFVAMVDADLGESAKELVKLIQPVVKGEYDIAIAGFPKKKKGGLGITMTVAKKGMKWRTGLDFQFPLSGQRVMTLDLFKACTPFAPGFGVETYMNLIIAKRGYKFIEVETNMSHRYTGNDLKGYFHRGKQCLAIVKELIRGVK encoded by the coding sequence ATGATTACTGTATTAATTCCAGCATATAATGAAGAAAAGACTATTAAGGAAACAATTATTAATGTTAAAGGGATTCCTGAAGTTTCTAAGGTACTAGTAGTAGATGATTGTTCTTTAGATGATACATATCTTGAAGCTCAAAAAGGGAATCCAGATATATTAATAAGGTTAGAGAAAAATAGAGGGAAAGGGGGAGCTTTAAATGCCCTTATTCCTTATGTAGATACCCCTTTTGTAGCTATGGTCGATGCTGATTTAGGAGAATCAGCAAAGGAGCTAGTAAAGTTAATCCAGCCAGTAGTAAAGGGTGAGTACGATATAGCTATAGCTGGTTTTCCGAAAAAGAAAAAGGGTGGACTTGGTATCACTATGACTGTAGCTAAAAAGGGTATGAAATGGCGGACAGGCCTTGACTTCCAATTTCCTTTATCAGGTCAAAGGGTTATGACTTTAGACCTATTTAAAGCCTGTACTCCCTTTGCACCGGGTTTTGGAGTAGAGACTTATATGAACTTGATTATAGCTAAAAGGGGCTATAAATTTATAGAAGTTGAAACAAATATGAGCCATCGTTATACGGGAAATGACTTAAAAGGCTACTTTCATAGAGGCAAACAGTGCCTAGCAATTGTTAAAGAGTTAATAAGGGGCGTGAAGTAG
- a CDS encoding copper transporter, with amino-acid sequence MANFKFHVVTVVGIFVALALGIVIGTSLSDNIIIESQMSTIELMQNKINTLEEEKAALIVEVGDLKGNIKDLKESEEKLFSLLLKDYEDIDNVTLITFSKDNPISELPIIKRGKISFQNIILIDEERLESEDLQTFLGITQNINKVFSEKMANFLHNGDDLSIKYLEEIDLVTFYGDYDFTNQQYIFYFTGDGEDELLKIMAERLYGLNNKVVAITSLDSKSFLKLNKNIVQISKVFRLDAQIDLINNLIEDAIKVSGN; translated from the coding sequence ATGGCTAATTTCAAGTTTCACGTAGTTACTGTAGTTGGAATTTTTGTTGCCCTTGCTTTGGGTATAGTTATTGGAACATCATTAAGTGATAATATAATTATAGAGAGTCAAATGTCTACAATTGAGCTTATGCAAAATAAAATCAATACTTTAGAGGAAGAAAAGGCAGCCCTTATAGTAGAAGTAGGAGATCTAAAAGGTAATATCAAAGATCTTAAGGAAAGTGAAGAAAAATTGTTTTCCCTACTACTTAAAGATTACGAAGATATTGATAATGTCACTTTAATAACTTTTTCTAAAGATAACCCTATTTCAGAACTTCCTATAATAAAGAGAGGTAAAATTTCTTTTCAAAATATAATTTTAATCGATGAAGAGAGATTGGAATCTGAAGATCTTCAAACATTTCTAGGGATTACCCAAAATATAAATAAAGTTTTTAGTGAAAAAATGGCTAATTTTCTTCATAATGGTGATGACTTATCGATAAAATATTTAGAGGAAATAGACTTAGTGACATTTTATGGGGATTACGACTTTACTAATCAACAATATATTTTTTATTTTACCGGGGACGGGGAAGATGAATTACTAAAAATTATGGCAGAAAGGCTTTATGGACTAAATAACAAGGTTGTGGCAATAACTAGTTTAGATAGTAAAAGTTTTTTGAAACTCAATAAAAATATAGTGCAAATTAGTAAAGTATTCCGTCTAGATGCTCAGATTGACCTTATCAATAATTTAATTGAAGATGCTATAAAAGTCAGTGGAAATTGA
- the steA gene encoding putative cytokinetic ring protein SteA, which yields MNVKGIIKKNKKTKDLIKELEYGDIALICHKDIDEIAALGLIEKRVKAVINIEESISGFYPNQGPKLLLEKGIILWDNVDKSLWDKINNESEIEILDNKILGLDIDLGKPLTLEDIEKKLEEAEDNFNNVLDDFIDNTLTYAKKEKGLVTGKLKVPPIGIHLKDKPVVVLVRGKSYKEDLLAIRSFIKEVKPILIAVDGGADAFLEHRLRPDIIVGDMDSVSDEALKMAKELVVHGYPDGRAPGLDRLKKLGLEGKVFKAPGTSEDIALLLAYHYKAEIIVALGTHSNMIDFLEKGRKGMASTFLVRLKVGPKLVDGKGVSVLYNSSLNAKTIVLLVIGMFLPFLVMAYYSPTVQQLVRLFIMRLKYSF from the coding sequence ATGAATGTAAAAGGTATTATTAAAAAAAATAAAAAGACTAAGGATTTGATCAAAGAATTAGAATATGGAGATATTGCGTTAATTTGTCATAAAGATATTGATGAGATAGCAGCATTAGGTTTAATAGAGAAAAGGGTTAAAGCAGTAATTAATATTGAAGAATCTATTTCTGGTTTTTATCCTAATCAAGGCCCCAAACTCTTATTAGAAAAAGGGATTATTTTGTGGGATAATGTTGATAAAAGTTTATGGGATAAAATAAATAATGAATCTGAAATTGAAATTTTAGATAATAAAATTTTGGGTTTAGATATAGATTTGGGTAAGCCATTGACTTTAGAGGATATAGAAAAAAAATTAGAGGAAGCAGAGGATAATTTTAATAATGTACTTGATGACTTTATAGATAATACATTAACCTATGCAAAAAAGGAAAAGGGGTTAGTTACAGGGAAACTTAAAGTGCCACCCATTGGTATCCATTTAAAAGATAAACCGGTAGTAGTATTAGTTAGGGGTAAAAGTTACAAAGAAGACCTTTTAGCTATCAGGTCCTTTATCAAAGAAGTTAAGCCTATCCTTATTGCCGTAGATGGTGGAGCTGATGCCTTTTTAGAACATCGTTTAAGACCTGATATCATTGTCGGTGATATGGATAGTGTTAGTGATGAGGCATTAAAAATGGCTAAAGAGTTAGTTGTTCATGGTTATCCAGATGGCAGGGCACCAGGTTTAGACCGTTTAAAAAAATTAGGTCTAGAGGGAAAGGTCTTCAAAGCTCCCGGTACCAGTGAGGATATAGCATTATTATTGGCTTATCATTATAAAGCTGAGATTATTGTGGCTTTGGGAACCCATTCTAATATGATCGATTTTTTGGAAAAAGGTAGGAAAGGAATGGCAAGTACTTTTTTAGTAAGGCTTAAAGTTGGACCTAAGTTAGTGGATGGCAAAGGTGTCAGTGTTTTATACAATAGTTCACTGAATGCCAAAACCATAGTCTTGTTAGTTATAGGTATGTTTCTTCCCTTTTTAGTTATGGCCTACTATTCACCAACAGTTCAACAGTTAGTCCGATTATTTATAATGAGATTAAAATACAGCTTTTAG
- the spo0A gene encoding sporulation transcription factor Spo0A translates to MIKVLIVDDNEDFCTMLKDYFEKQEDLQVLGVAHNGMEAVEKVKLEQPDIIILDIIMPHLDGLGVLEKIKGMNLSVTPKVIVLTAFGQERITKEALELGADYYILKPFNLEVLVERIRQLITNKSINNSKIISSSSETKTKDLEDVVTSILLEMGIPAHIKGYMFLKEAITIVVNDMDIINSVTKSLYPTIAEKFETTPSRVERAIRHAIESAWNGRNNIHAVHKFFKYSIRNDKGKPTNSEFIALIADNIRISQKQKSS, encoded by the coding sequence ATGATTAAGGTGTTAATTGTTGATGACAACGAAGATTTTTGTACTATGTTAAAAGATTATTTTGAAAAACAAGAGGATTTACAAGTATTAGGTGTAGCACATAACGGTATGGAAGCAGTAGAGAAAGTAAAATTAGAACAACCAGACATAATTATACTAGATATTATAATGCCCCATTTAGATGGTCTAGGAGTTTTAGAAAAAATTAAAGGAATGAATTTATCAGTAACACCTAAAGTTATTGTTTTAACTGCCTTTGGTCAGGAAAGAATAACCAAAGAGGCATTGGAATTAGGTGCCGATTATTATATTTTAAAACCATTTAATTTAGAAGTATTGGTAGAAAGGATTCGTCAGTTAATTACAAATAAATCCATAAATAATTCAAAAATTATTTCAAGTTCATCTGAAACAAAGACTAAAGATTTAGAAGATGTAGTAACAAGTATCCTATTGGAGATGGGTATACCAGCCCATATAAAGGGTTATATGTTCTTGAAAGAGGCTATTACTATAGTGGTTAATGATATGGATATAATAAATAGTGTTACTAAAAGTTTATACCCTACCATTGCGGAAAAATTTGAAACAACTCCATCTAGGGTTGAAAGGGCTATCCGCCATGCTATTGAATCCGCTTGGAATGGTAGAAATAATATCCATGCAGTACATAAATTCTTTAAGTATTCTATCAGAAATGATAAAGGTAAACCTACTAATTCGGAGTTCATTGCACTTATTGCTGATAATATTAGAATTTCACAAAAACAAAAATCCAGTTAA